CGTTACCGTGCTCGGTCCCGTGCAGTTCGGGCCACACCTGCTTTTCATTCAGTAGGACGACATCCTGCCGTTCCTGCCATTCTTGTCGCTCAAGTGCTGCGGACACCACTTCTTCCAACTCTACAAGCAGCAGAGCTCGCTCGGTGTCATCAGCTTGTGTGAGTTgcgcctcctccttcttcttggaAGCCTTGCATCGATTCGCGTAATGCCTCAATTCATTACAATTGAAGTAACAGATGTGACTCTTGTCATGACCACCACTCCCAGAGCTACCTGCTCTGTCCTTGAGTGGGAAGTCACTACGTCCACCTCTCCCGCGCCCTTTGCCGTGTCCGCGTCCACCCCGGCTCCGATCCCCTCCATTCCCTGGAGCCCTCTCCTTTTCTGGTCAATGAGGGGTTGGCGCTGCTTCTCTTCTGCCGTGCCTCCCACTCGGCCTGAGTGAGAAGTAGTTGAGCATCATCGTTGCCATTGGTACCAAATGCTCGGGGACGCGAGCGTTCTTCGTAGGTCTTGAGTCGTCCCACGGCCTCTTCAAACAACATAGTGTCGAGGTCGCAAAACTGCTCTATGCCGACGATTGCGCTAAGAAATCGGTTTGGGACGGTGCCAAACAACTTCTTCACCAGGGCGGCGTCACTCAAGGTTCCCCGCAAGTTGGCATACTTGACGGACATCCTGATGAGCCTGCCTGCATGGTGATCCAACGTCTCTCCTTCTTGCATTCGCATGGCGTCAAAGTCGCTCTTTAACGTCTGCAGGAGCGCATTCCTCACGCGATAGGCCTCGATGAATCTTGTCTTGAGGCAGTCCCAGACCTCCTTTGCCGTCGCCTTCTTCGCCACCTATTAGGAGATCCTCTGGGAGGGCTTAGAGAAGATACGACCTCGCCTTTTTGTCCTTCCTCATGTCGACTACCACACCGGCCGCTGGCTCGACTGCCTCCCAGATGCCTTGATCTTCCATCATAGCCTGGACCTTAATTACCCAAGTGGTGTAGTTGGTTGGTGTGAGTAGTGGATATTAGAACGTCCCATCGGCAACCTCCCGTGCTGGCTCATTTGTGATGATTGACATCAGCTTGAATTGAGAGAGCTTTGACATACAACCTGGAAGCTCTCATAAGAAATGTTGGCGGACTCCCTTGAATCAAGCTCAATGGCCTCCCTTTTGGTAATTCGTAATGGCAAAATGAGGAGGGGAGAACGTAGGCGTCAACACACCAAGGAGAGGGAATGCAGAGGTGCAGTGAGAGGAAGCTGTACGACAAGGGCAGAGAGTACATggcaggggagagagagagtaaggaCAGCAGGAGAGAGAgcaaggggggagagagagtaaggatggcaggagagagagagagcaaagggGCTACAGGCAGAGGGCACAGGTTAAAGAAAattcttacttttttctttcctttgagcTCACTCCACAGATAAGgctaaataaaaagaaacattaagaaaaacaaaagctgAGAATAGCAACTGCTGATGTGCTTTCCCACTATCCCTTCTTCCACTTTTCACTCCCAccaatttttcaattccactttTAACTACCCATGATTTGAAACCCATGGAAATCACGTTCCCACTAGCTCCTTCACTCACTCATACTTACACACGTTCCCACAAGCTCCTCCACGACATGAGTTAAAGCAACCAGACATGATCAACGAGGCCAAACAGCAATTGCAGTTAGCCGGTCCACTGGTAGTTCTTCCACTTTTCACTCCCAccaatttttcaattccactttTAACTACCCATGATTTGAAACCCATGGAAATCACGTTCCCACTAGCTCCTTCACTCACTCATACTTACACACGTTCCCACAAGCTCCTCCACGACATGAGTTAAAGCAACCAGACATGATCAACGAGGCCAAACAGCAATTGCAGTTAGCCGGTCCACTGGTAGTGGCGAACCTTCTTCAGAAATGCATACAGTTGACATCCGTAATGTTCGTCGGCCATCTCGGAGCTCTTCCGCTTTCCGGCGTTTCCATAGCGACTTCGGTTGTCCATGTCACCGGCTTCAGCTTGTTGGTAGATGCGAGAAACGTTGGCATACCTCTCATACGCATTAACATATTCCCAAATTTGAGATAGATGACATGAAAGAGGCAGCCACTTAGTTTGAAACCAGATCTGATCTGGTTCTGTGATAGATTAAAGCCAATATTCAGGAGATCCCTTTATCAATTTAGACATGGTTTTATGATTCGCATTAGAGtgatgtttttctttgattAGAAGAAGTTCAAAGGGGATTTAACACGATACTTCTGAAAAACGGTCGCCAATTTCAGTCGCCGCCCTCTTCAACTCATGTCGTCCAGCTTACTATCACTGCAAGATCTCTATGCATCTTCCTCCCTGCATTGATTTCTGATAAACTTTTTCTCTTGGACTTGACAGTTCGGAATGAGCAGTGCACTGGACACACTGTGCGGACAGTCCCATGGAGCAAAGCAATATCACATGCTTGGTGCACACCTGCAGACAGCCATTCTGGTCCTCTCCATCGTCAGCATCCCCTTCTCCATTCTCTTGGCCTTCACACAGCAGATTCTCATGGCGGCCGGCCAAGACGCGGAGATCTCAAGAGAAGCGGGGATTTACTGTAAGTGGCTGATCCCAAGTCTCTTCTCCTACGCCCTCTTGCAGTGCGAAACCAGGTTTCTGCAGGCCCAAAACATCGTCTTGCCCACGATGATAAGCACCGGATTCTGCACGCTGCTGCATCTTTTCACCTGTTGGACTCTGGTTTTCCGATCTGAGATTGGCTTCAGAGGTACTGATTTGTCTCTCTTTCAAGACCAAAACATCATTTGTGAGTCTCAacagtttggatttggataatcCTGCATATTtttctggctctaccactgTTTATATGCGGAAAATTTGCCACTCTAAGCTGACTTActgtatatatatgaaacagaaATTCAATTGATGAGGTTGCTTGCAGGTGCTGCTCTCTCGATTTCGATCTCTTACTGGATAAATGCACTGTTCTTGGCAGCGTATATCAAATTTTCTCCGGCATGCACAAAGACGGACTGGTTTCTCAAAGCCTGCCCCAAGAAGCACTGTGAACTTTCTTAGATTGGCAACACCTTCAGCTGCCATGATCTGGTAATGTTCATtcaacactatatatatatatatatatatatatatatatatatatatatatatatatatatatatatatatatatatatatatatatatatatagagagagagagagagagagagagagagagagaaagaagctgTTTGACCATTCTATATTAGACTTGATAATTATTCAGAGGATCGATTCCATGAAACTGTGGAGATTTAGTTGAAAATATaggtgagagagaaaaaaaaaaacaaatgagctTCTTTAAAAATGACATCTTGCCTCATTGAAGGGTATTTTGAGTATTCTTAGAACACAACTTTGCTTACATATTTTAGGACTTAATTTTTACCATCTttcaaatatatacatatatatatgtgtgtgtgcttgaaaaattaaaatctgcCAGCAATATGAAACAATTTTGCTTGCGATGTTAATATGTCGTTTGATTTGTTCTATAATCACATGCACCCATTCAACGGATTCAAAACCAATTGGGTAATTGAATATATTAAGTATCCAATTCATTTATATCTTTGCTTCCAGCTTGGGTCTCAATGAATGTCATAATTAAGTGtgcatttttgctaaaaaaaaagtaCCTGTTGAAGTTATCTGGTTGTTAATTTCTTAAAATGACTAACAAGGTCTAACCTTTTAACCTTTGCTTAGTTTGGGATTCAGCATAGTTGAAGGAATGCCAACAACAGTACCCTCTTATAATAAGCTGAATGTGTATTCCTTGTTTGAGGCCGAAAAAAGTTTCTCGAATATGATGTGatatatttacaagaaaatagAAATCTGAATGTTGCTGTATGGCTAAATCTTTAAATAAATGCAATAAACTATAAAATAGAAATCTGAATGTTGCTGGATGGCTAAATCTTTAAATAAATGCAATAAACTATCGCTAAAAACATCATAATCCCCTGTTATACCATAAACATCGGCTTGTGCTTCCAACATTGGATAGTACTTTTAGcgatggttttaaaattttttatcatatgaCAACaaccagaatatatatatatatatattggtaaaaTACGAGATcctttaaatatgattttaaaatttcttctttttttttttaaaaaaaatctaaccaTACCAATATGACTTAAGGATAGGTTgatggaaaatatatatcaagtttatcattttttgggttttaatagtgtttttataataaaaaagaattgaatggctctcatagcatcaacattttgacaTTATAGAAAACTCAACATTTTTTATAGAAACAACTTGAACTGAAAGCATATGTTATATGAAAATAGTTTTCATAAACATagtatattttatttaaagtaacttttaataaaaaataaagactCATGTTTTTATCCCTGACATAAGTGTCTGGCttttaccaatatatatatatatatatatatatatatatatatatatatatatatatatatatatatcagccagCTGCCTCCttatggttattttttattttgtgcagCTAAAAACCAATGCAAAAGATATATTTGTGATGACTAGTTACTTAGTTACTGCTTCTAGCCATAGAATATACCTTTGTGATGGTTTTtcatgatacaaaataaaaaataaccatccgttCAAAAAGATAGCAGTCTGATTTCAATATTTCCTACCGGAGCACATTGTTTGAGTCTGTTCATCTAGTTTCTTCCGTTTGCTTTTCGTCTTCATTTTCTCAGCTTAGAGTGGTGGGCCTTCGAGATCATGATCCTCATGTCTGGACTGCTTCCTAATGCGGAGCTGGAAGTATCGGTGCTATCCATCATGTAAACTCATCGACCCTACTTTCATTATGAATGCGGGTGAAGTTCACATGATGATGAAGCAGGAAACAAAATCCAATCTGCCAAACATTACTAATGTTTAATGCTCTCTATATGTAGCCTGAACACAAGCTCAGCTGTCTACACCATCCCTGTGGGCCTTGGTCAAGCTATAAGGTACAAACCAATGTTCAAGGCCATTAAACTCTCTGTTATAATTTCTTCCTCATTCTCCAATTATGTATGAATGTTTTCTTAGTCTCTTTTCAGCACAAGGGTATCAAATGAACTAGGTGCGGGAAAACAGCAAGCCGCGCGCCTAGCCGTGTATGCCATGTTGCTTATAGTGGTGATAGAAGCTGCATTTGTTGCAATAACCATAGTTCTGGTTAGATCAGTCTGGGGATACGCTTACAGCAACGACACAGAAGTCGTTAAATACATATCAGTTATGACGCCGCTGCTTGCAACTTCAACTTTCATGGATGCAATCCAATCGGTGCTCTCAGGTGGAAGAATTGAATACCATTTGGTTCTTACAGTAGCATTAATATTATATTGATTAGGAGATATGAGACTATGAATACTGCTTCTAAGCTGTTTGTTTCCAACTTTGATTAGAAGAACTTATAAGTTATTATGtcctcaaggggcatagtgcAACCTGGCAGCAAAGCAGTTCACATCCAAGGGGTATGAGGTTCGAATCGTGTGACTGCTGTCACGTTCTGGTGTGTTATTGTTAAGGACAACAAATGTAAGCAAGTGCAACACTCGAGTTGAAGAGTATATCATAAGTCCACCTAGAGCTAGAACCTTGGAGGCATAAGGTTATGACCTTAGGGGTTTTATGCTAAAGATGTTTTCtcctaaataaacattaaaaaaaactataagTTATCTTGACCAgctgttttttaatatttacaaaaaagttCTTATTAACATAATATCTAGCGAGTCACTTGACTAAATTTATTTGATGCCACATATTTTGTTAGTTAACATACTTCATTATCTCTCTGACAGGGTATCTAAAACATCAAAACTTGACTGTGGGGATTACACAAGCGTAATCCCAGATTGATCAGTGggtaagccaaaaaaaaaaaaaagttacccaAGTGTTGATTTTATGTGACCAGGAAAAATGCaaatacacatacacacacaagtagaaaaatgaatatttctcatcaaatcactcttaagatcatatttacatggttagattataaaaaaaaaatcttaataattaattttagtgAAGTCTGGCATTTATTCCCTGTCCAAGTGGTCTGGtatttacctatatatatatatatatatatatatatatatatatatatatatatatgaaaggagTGCTAGCAAATACTTTTTTAAGAGAGAACACACCGACACTTCAGCAAATTAATTACATTCCACTGTATTAATCAACCAATTAGCTTTGCATTAGCATTTTAATTATGTTGCAGCCATGAATAAAAAGAGCTTGGATTCCAAGGCTAGAGGTGCTATGTTCGTCTTAGTGAAAGGAAGTTTCATCTAATAATAGCTGAAACCAGTAGAAGAGATGTCATTCAAGTTCTTTATGCTTGATATGAACACTTAGGTGACATACCCAAAACAGTTATTCCATCATACGCAAAAAAATATATCTcgttattaaaataaaaataatattaacaaACATCGAGCCTGTACATTAGCAGGCAGAGTAGCCGGCCCGGTGCAGGattattcttttatattcatctctagaagaaaaaaaaatcagaagtcttttttttttccattttggacCTTTAGGTATTGCTAGAGGCTGTGGCTGGCAAAAGTTTGGTGCATTGGTTAATGTTGGAGCTTATTACATAGTGGGAGTGCCATCAGCTgcttttttagcatttttttttcatctaagtGGAAAGGTTAGTCCCacatatctttctctcttcaacTCTGTTACATTATGcagaaaatatcatttatatttacattaatattaattattattcATGTATCttttttgatttatttattaatcACAGGGGCTTTGGATGGGAATAATGTTTGGGACTTTCACACAACTTGTCTTCTTTCTCTGCTTCACACTTTCTGCTGACTGGGAAAAAGAAGTAGCTTGTCCACTGAACCCACTTCTTAATATATTATTCACTCTCCCATCCTGACAATCtcatcatttatattttataagatTCAAATGTGCATCTCATAACTTGTGTCTTTCTTAATCCTTTGCTTTCCATTACTTAGAGAGTGATCCATCCAAGAAACATGTTCAGAAAAGTTACAAAAATCtgcataattttttaatcaaataatAAATCACTGATCAAGTTTTTATGGTCAAGAAATATTAGATGCGAAATTTGAAAGACCCACCTTCGAATGAATGTCAGATGCTTAACCGgcccagctcgaactcgactcggctcgtgttcaggcCTAAACAACATTGTGCGCTCTAGCATATTACGAGCATGCATGCTATAGGACAATATCAACCTGATCACGCTCCTTTGGCATGCAAAAGCATGGCAAGAAGGATTGGTCGTGTCTACAAACTGAATTTCATTTTTGGAGAGAGAAATTATTTAGATTACCATACATTTTGGGTCTGATGATCACATTGCTGTTTCAGGCGAAGAAGATAGAAGACAAAGTTCAGGTTCTCAGCTTGCCAATGGAGTGTGAAGATCCTGTGATGAATgccaaatgaaaacaaaattattttatgcATCTTATCAATAGAAACAGCAAAATACTATGAGCAAGAAATAA
This window of the Nymphaea colorata isolate Beijing-Zhang1983 chromosome 2, ASM883128v2, whole genome shotgun sequence genome carries:
- the LOC116246777 gene encoding uncharacterized protein LOC116246777, coding for MEDQGIWEAVEPAAGVVVDMRKDKKVAKKATAKEVWDCLKTRFIEAYRVRNALLQTLKSDFDAMRMQEGETLDHHAGRLIRMSVKYANLRGTLSDAALVKKLFGTVPNRFLSAIVGIEQFCDLDTMLFEEAVGRLKTYEERSRPRAFGTNGNDDAQLLLTQAEWEARQKRSSANPSLTRKGEGSREWRGSEPGWTRTRQRARERHYANRCKASKKKEEAQLTQADDTERALLLVELEEVVSAALERQEWQERQDVVLLNEKQVWPELHGTEHGNEIIDIFYLDNGASNHMTEDNVKFRELDEAITSKVRFNDGSSVQIIAYYISSLRINIVSLGQLTEASDKVFMDKDELEVFVKNPWQLIMKVSRTPNRLYRIKLQIVRPVCLLANLDDPAWLSHAR